A stretch of DNA from Campylobacter concisus:
TGCATGTAAAGGTACAAATGTAAAAGTACTAGCTGGTGCTGGCAGTAATGCGACTCACGAGGCTATTGGTATCGCTAAATTTGCTCAAGCCCATGGCGCTGATGGTATCCTCTCAGTTGCGCCCTACTACAATAAACCAACGCAAGAAGGGCTTTACGAGCACTACAAGGCCATTGCAAATAGCATTGAAATTCCTGTGCTTCTTTATAATGTTCCGGGTAGAGTTGGCGTGGATATCTTGCCAGCGACCGTTTTTAGGCTTTTTAAAGAGTGTAAAAATATCTACGGTATCAAAGAGGCAACAGGTAGCATAGATAGATGCGTTGATCTACTGGCTCACGAGCCAAATTTAGTAGTCATTAGCGGTGAAGATGCGATCAACTATCCTATCATATCAAATGGCGGCAAAGGCGTTATCTCAGTTACTGCTAACCTCTTGCCAGATCAAATTTCAGAGCTTACGCACCTTGCAATGAACGAAGAGTACAAAAAAGCAAAACTAATAAACGATAATCTATACACGATAAATAAAACACTCTTTTGCGAAAGCAATCCGATACCGATCAAAGCAGCGATGTATCTAGCTGGACTCATCGACTCTTTGGAGTATCGCTTGCCACTTTGCAAACCAAGTAAAGAAAATTTTAAAAAGATAGAAGAAGTAATAAAAAATTACGAAATAAAGGGTTTTTAATGAAGGACACACTAAACGAATTTAAAGGTAAAACGCTAGTTATCAGTGGCGGCACTAGAGGTATCGGTAGAGCCATAGTCGAAGAATTTGCAAAAGCTGGTGTAAATATAGCATTTACCTACAACTCAAACGAAGAGCTTGCAAAAGAACAAGCAAAAGAGCTTGAGGCTACTTACAAGATAAAAGCAAGAGCATATGCACTAAATATCCTCGAGCCAGAGACTTATAAAGAGCTATTTTTAAAGATAGACGAGGACTTTGATAGGATTGATTTTTTCATCTCAAATGCTATCATCTCAGGTCGTGCAGTAGCTGGTGGATACACTAAATTTATGAAGCTAAAACCAAGAGGCATAAACAATATCTTTACAGCAACAGTAAACGCCTTTGTCGTAGGCACTCAAGAAGCTGCAAAACGCATGGAAAAAGTTGGTGGCGGCAGCATCATCAGCCTATCATCAACTGGAAATTTAGTCTATATCGAAAACTACGCAGGTCATGGCACAGCAAAAGCGGCCGTTGAAGCCATGGCAAGATACGCTGCGACAGAGCTTGGCGAGAAAAATATCCGTGTAAACGTCGTAAGTGGCGGCCCTATCGAGACAGACGCACTAAGAGCCTTTACTAATTACGAAGAGGTGCGCGATATGACGGCAAAGCTTAGCCCGCTAAACCGCATGGGACAGCCGACTGATCTAGCCGGAGCATGTCTATTTTTATGCTCATCTAAGGCTAGCTGGGTGACTGGACATACATTTATAATAGATGGTGGCACGACTTTTAAATGAGAATATTGAAATTTTAAGCATAAAGGCATATTTGTGAGTTTAAATTTACCAAATTCTTTAGCGTTTTTTAGGATACTTCTGGCTCCGCTTATGTTTTTTATGCTCGTAAATGCCCCTGACATTTTTACACAAATTCACATGAGCTGGATAAATTACTTCGCAGCTCTTATTTTTGTGATCGCCTCGGTAACTGACTTTTTTGACGGTTACATCGCTAGAAGCTGGGATCAAAAAACTAAGCTTGGCACTATCCTTGACCCACTAGCTGATAAAATGTTGATCTTAGCTGCATTTTTAGGCCTTATGATGCTTGGTAGGGCGAGTGCTTGGGCCGTTTATCTCATCTTGGTAAGGGAATTTTTTATAACTGGCTTTCGTGTCGTGATGGCAAGTGATGGCGTCGAGGTCGCTGCATCAATGGCCGGCAAGGTAAAGACCGTTTCGCAGATGTTTGCAGTTGGTTTTTTACTGATGAGCTGGCCAGGCGGAGAGCTTTTGCTATGGATCGCTGTTGCGCTCACACTTTAT
This window harbors:
- the dapA gene encoding 4-hydroxy-tetrahydrodipicolinate synthase, with the protein product MTALITPFKNQKVDEVSFEKLIKRQIKHGIDVVVPVGTTGESATLTHDEHRICIEIAVDACKGTNVKVLAGAGSNATHEAIGIAKFAQAHGADGILSVAPYYNKPTQEGLYEHYKAIANSIEIPVLLYNVPGRVGVDILPATVFRLFKECKNIYGIKEATGSIDRCVDLLAHEPNLVVISGEDAINYPIISNGGKGVISVTANLLPDQISELTHLAMNEEYKKAKLINDNLYTINKTLFCESNPIPIKAAMYLAGLIDSLEYRLPLCKPSKENFKKIEEVIKNYEIKGF
- the pgsA gene encoding CDP-diacylglycerol--glycerol-3-phosphate 3-phosphatidyltransferase — translated: MSLNLPNSLAFFRILLAPLMFFMLVNAPDIFTQIHMSWINYFAALIFVIASVTDFFDGYIARSWDQKTKLGTILDPLADKMLILAAFLGLMMLGRASAWAVYLILVREFFITGFRVVMASDGVEVAASMAGKVKTVSQMFAVGFLLMSWPGGELLLWIAVALTLYSGFEYIFAYIKAMKKS
- a CDS encoding enoyl-ACP reductase; protein product: MKDTLNEFKGKTLVISGGTRGIGRAIVEEFAKAGVNIAFTYNSNEELAKEQAKELEATYKIKARAYALNILEPETYKELFLKIDEDFDRIDFFISNAIISGRAVAGGYTKFMKLKPRGINNIFTATVNAFVVGTQEAAKRMEKVGGGSIISLSSTGNLVYIENYAGHGTAKAAVEAMARYAATELGEKNIRVNVVSGGPIETDALRAFTNYEEVRDMTAKLSPLNRMGQPTDLAGACLFLCSSKASWVTGHTFIIDGGTTFK